A segment of the Ammospiza caudacuta isolate bAmmCau1 chromosome 2, bAmmCau1.pri, whole genome shotgun sequence genome:
GCACAAAGGCATCCATTATCTGAGTGAGAAAACAGGGAAGCAGACCTGGGTGAGGAGCCCAGCCCTTGGCAGTCAGGGGCCTCCCACTGCTCTGTGGTAACAGCCTGCTCTCAAGGGCCCTAGTGCAGCTCAAATtcacctgccaccagtctcTTCTGGTGAAACATACTGTTTTTATTCTATTTGCCTGTGCTCTGATTTCTCTCCTGTAAATTCCATTCCAGTCAGAACTGTGGACATGCATACCCTACGTTCCTCGCTGTGCTTTGGTGTGCTGGCCTTCTCTGCAGCCAAGGTAACActctatttgtttgtttgttttcttttcctccttcagcCTGGCACCACATTCAGCAGAGGATGGTGAGCACTGTGGAAGTTACACTTTCAGGAATCaagcctcctgcagcaggggagcCTCTCTTACCCCCCTGTCCTGGAGCTAAGCATGCTGCTGGAGTAGCAGCACACTCGTGGCATGGCTTGGCTTATGTCAACAGATGTGTTCCCAGACCTAATTCAAGGTAGTCCAGGCCAGGGACATTTCCCATACTGGCACTATGGATGAGTTCCCTTTGTTTTGGGTGGAGGGTTCAGTACTTGATTGCTGGATTATTGCCACATTATTCCATCTAGGGACAGAAAATGAGCTCAATTTATTAAATTGCCAGACCTGCCACCTCTCCCCTGTGCTGAGGGCCACGTGGGACTATTGACCTGCATTTCTAATTGTTATCCCCTCCAATGCAGCAATGTCAGTTTATATAAAATGGAGATGCGTGCTTACCTGGGGTACATGTGTattctttctggaaaaaaacctgaatttctTAACCAGGAGAAGAAGGGGGGTGGGAAAGCCTAGAATTATGGGGGAAAGGTCCTTTTTTAATGCTCAAAAGTTAGCATTGGACCATAATGTATCCTCCACCTGCTCCTAGTGAAGTACATCTACCAACGGCCTTCCGTTTCTGGTGAGAACAGTGCCTGAGTTGGGGCTCTCTTTCCTGAGCCTGGTGCAGCCCATACTGGGTTtcacaaaatcatagaatggtttgagttggaaaagATCTCAAAGATTATCTTTTTACAGCTCCCTTGCCCCGGGCAGGatcaccttccactagaccaggtagTTCAAatctccttccagcctggccttgaacacttccagggatggggcatccccagcttctctgggaaacctgtgccagtgcctcatcacTCTCACAGTGAAgaactttttccttttatgtaaTCTAAACCTGCTTTCTTTCAGgttaaagccatttccccttttcctgtgAGTTCATGTccttgtgaaaagtccctctctagctttcttgtaggctccctttaggtactggaaggatGGTGGTGAGTGAGTGCtctgcagtgggcacagctgtgtgcAGGATGACACCCACAAAGTTTTCAGAAAAGCTGGAGTGAAGGCAAGGCAAGTGCTGTTTCCCATGCAGAGGTCTCTATCCCAGTTCCAGTGCTTGTCCTATCACCCAAGACTGCAGATTCCCGTTTccattccagccctgccagcagatGGGGACAGTGCGTACAGtgagagctgggctggtgtTGTTAATGCCTTGTTTTGTCctttgcccagctcctgctgcctttgctggcCTGATGTACCTGTTTGTGAGGCAGAAGTACTTTGTGGGCTACCTCGGGGAGAGAACTCAGAGGTAAGGACTTGCAGAGCCTCTTTAAATAATCTAGGATGTGAtagcagcacagctggatgcTGCACTTCCATAGGCAGAGCCACTGGCTTCTGGTGCTGCCTGCAAGAGCTGCTGGTATTGGGTAGTGCAGGAAAGCCCCTCTCTTTTGGATGAATGAGGGTTGCTGTGGGAGATGTTGGAtatgcagcagcactggggtcaggggcctgcagctcctgctcacagGATTCTCTGGAAACACAGGTTTGCATGTTGGTGCCACTATTTGCACAAGATTGccttttcatattaatatttatattttatttatattaataaaacaaattacACACATGTGAAACAGAGTTGTCCCACAGCCTGTAATGGATAAGAGCACATTCAAGTACCTCCAAACAGACACTTTTGTAATCAGAGACCTACACTGAAAACAGAAGGCCAAATCCAGATCCAAATGGATCCTGAAAATTACATTTAAGTCCTCTCAACTTCCTGGGaatgaaagacagaaaagaaatttttccccACTCTCACAGCCCCTGAGGTCTTTCAGCTGGTCTCACCAATAGAGTCCGAAGTCTGAGGGTTCTCATGTGAGATGATGCACAATAACAAATTGCTTTCCCCCATTTCTGTCTCCTCAGCACTCCTGGTTACCTGTTTGGAAAGCGCATAATTTTGTTCCTGTTCCTCATGTCTGTGGCTGGAATACTCAACTACTATCTTGTCTTCTTTTTTGGAAGTGACTTTGAAATACACATTAAGACAATAACCAGCGCGATCTCTCCATTGCTGCTCATACCCTAACTCCCCAGAGCACTGAGGGGGTCAGCACGCTTCCTATATTGATGCCCAAAAGCTGCTATAATTCAACTGTTTAAGAAATGAATCCATAACCCAGTGAGATTTCTGTAAATCTCATGCTTGACAAGCTCTGTAGTTTGATTTagccttgcttttttttctttggcaaaaaGATTTATCATGAGCACTTGGCACACCCAAGGAATGGTAACAACTTTTCAGTTAATTCTTTagaattttttccctaaagGGCATCTTGCAAGCTGCCTGCATGACTGGAAGGGACATTGTATGCTTGCTTCATAACTGTGTCGTGCTTAGCTTTTGTCCCAAACCCCAGGATCCTCCCGGTGTCGTTCGTGTCTGGTGGCTCCCCCAGTCACCCTCAGATGCAAGAACAGCCTTTCACCAGCattccccacagccctgcccacacaAAGGCATGGACCAGCCTCTTCACCTACCCTTTCCCTCCGACTTGTTGATGACCAAGCTCTTGCTGGTGCAGGAGGGCGGCAAATTGGCCCCTTTCTGGTCTTCCttgataaataaatattcatgtGCGTAACACTCACCACGCTGATCTCATTTGCGCTTCAGCCTCTTTGTTCTCCCAGAACTGGGAAAAGGAGTGGTGTGTAAATGAGGAGCTGGTGTATCGCCGGTggggttgggtttgttttgatttgctttGTTTAATAAAACAGTCTAAAGCAATGAAATGTGTCTGCTGCTGTCTTCTTTGCTTGGTGCGCAATCCCAGCGCTCCGTGGCTCAGCATCCAGCCGGAGAgtggagccagggcaggagcactgGGCTCTTTGTGCGAGCTGCTGATCGCCCCGAGAGGACCGAGCTGAACAAGTCCCCCTCTATGAGCACggtctgtgctctgctcccagctctgacCGTGTGCCCCACAGGTCCACGCTGAGGAAGAGAGCTTTGATTAGTGGTGCAGACCGAGGCAGGCAAACAGGTCTGTGCAATCTTTTTAAACATTGCTACCCTCTGAGTGCTTAAGTGCTTAAGCCTGTCTGATTGCTGCATGCAGGAAGgataaaactgtattttatgACTCCTTCGGGAGGGAATGAGACTCCTCGCTATGTGAGAAGAGAATTAGCAGAGCTGTTCACAAAAGAAGGTGCAGAAAGCCATCTGCCTTGGTACTACACCAGGCTGGAGGGTTTTGGTGCTGTCTCATGGGGCAAAGGTGCTTGTGCATGGTTGATCTCCTcgacaccttttcttttttttttccttttttttttgtgttataCAGGAATCTTAGATGCGAAAGATTAGTAACAGACACATTTATCGCATGATGATTATAAATGTTCTCACTGGTTAGAATAGGTAATTAAAACTATTTAATCTAGCCTTCCAACCTATGGCTGCTGAGACACCTTATTCCCAGGCAGGGCACTCATGTTTGTTTCCTCCCATCCTTCTCATGACACATTCCAAATACTCCTCACATCATGCTATTCTGCCATAGCTCTCTTCAGAGCTGATGCCAGCTGCCTATCCATGCTGGAGACGCACTACCCTTCTGCCCCATGGCGTCAACCCCTCAAGGGATGGCAGCACCTCAGGAGGAGAGGGGTAACCCCAGGGCTCTGGAGCTACAGAGCTCTTCTGCATTGCTGGGATCAGCAAGGGCTCATGCTGCCACCACCTTTAGCCAGTTCAGAGCAGGAGAAGATTCACCAGCACCagtccctgctctccagcctggtCTCCCTGAGGTCTGGGACTTGTTAATGGAAACCATCACTTGTGGGAGGTGACTCTCCCAACTCTGTGTGTCCACTTTGCAGGTCTCCTCAGATGGCTGAGTCTCCCCTGGGGCTTTTTTGTCCTCTATATCAAGAAACAGCTCACTTGAAGTTCTACTTTCCCCTGTTAGCATGAGAAGTGACTCTCCACCAGCCAGCTATAAAGGGAAGAAGATTCAAGTGTCTATTTTGGGTCAGATAAGCTATCATAGCACTCTGTGGCTTTTCCATCAAACTtgatggtccttgt
Coding sequences within it:
- the ALOX5AP gene encoding arachidonate 5-lipoxygenase-activating protein, coding for MDQETLGSIVLLVIVTLISVIQNAFFANKVEHESRHCNGKVLQRQGSSSFDRVYTANQNCGHAYPTFLAVLWCAGLLCSQAPAAFAGLMYLFVRQKYFVGYLGERTQSTPGYLFGKRIILFLFLMSVAGILNYYLVFFFGSDFEIHIKTITSAISPLLLIP